CTGATTTAATTGAAACCGGTTAACTGACCGGTAAATAAAACGATTGTAGTGTCAGCGAATCTCTGTTATTCTTCGGAGGATTCTGATGCTGACGCTGCAGCAGCGCCGCCGCCGTAAACTTTAGCGATCACTTTTCATCACTCATCTTTCTCTACTTTCGTGCCACACTCTGGACAAAACAATGAATCGCTCTCTATCTTTTCATCACACTTTATGAAGTA
Above is a genomic segment from Candidatus Neomarinimicrobiota bacterium containing:
- a CDS encoding zinc-ribbon domain-containing protein encodes the protein MKCDEKIESDSLFCPECGTKVEKDE